Proteins co-encoded in one Spirosoma endbachense genomic window:
- a CDS encoding CsgG/HfaB family protein has product MVKLIRNGWLVLPLLMLLTSPLAAQKTPEITLEKVAEKCKGLARDKRVVVKVARFNVSTKSAQANSTFGDELATMLTSAIQQTNCFRVMEMNRNVGDATGEMAFGQDGFTDGSGPQAGKMVGAQLVVTGEVTDFTEGNKSTQVGGFNFGGNTATLGFTLKLLNPQTGELLFSRDINMKGNSSGFRGMKLGGANGLAIGGSTENRAVQDAVQKAIIKAVEIMSDAKDQIEMPEPMKPKEIKRYTAQNCQMLRNGSPKVIILVTEATTAGTARDNTTTDLNRREREIALKEREANVGLASEVVKGIFGGRNRDAKKEEPASRQTASSAVFKPVVIEQSATETELIRQFVEAGFRVVDPKIYGKMRQVADSSADLAAMASLGLKMGANIIVTGQTISERTNSQGGMVSCRARLEIRAIATEDGSILATNAVAGGGIDVSEAIANKIAIRNASENMTQYLLERLCSMNVQFASAVGGGGKSTASPAAAIASVPAAAVTDIDIANTSYAKLTTVAEFLKKNSKVKAVQKNLKGSDGVLHIEHLGTTDELVDLLSKNPAIKFDVVSLEAGKASLKMN; this is encoded by the coding sequence TAGCCGCTCAGAAAACGCCTGAGATCACACTCGAAAAAGTCGCTGAAAAATGCAAAGGACTTGCCCGTGACAAACGCGTGGTAGTGAAAGTGGCCCGGTTTAATGTATCGACTAAATCGGCCCAGGCTAACTCAACATTTGGCGATGAACTAGCCACAATGCTGACTTCGGCCATTCAGCAGACCAACTGCTTCCGGGTTATGGAAATGAACCGCAATGTGGGTGATGCGACCGGCGAAATGGCTTTTGGTCAGGATGGTTTTACGGATGGTTCTGGCCCACAGGCTGGTAAAATGGTTGGAGCACAGCTAGTTGTGACGGGCGAGGTGACTGACTTCACTGAGGGTAACAAATCGACGCAGGTGGGTGGATTCAATTTTGGCGGCAATACGGCAACGCTAGGCTTTACGCTGAAACTGCTCAATCCGCAAACAGGCGAACTGCTTTTCAGCCGTGATATCAACATGAAAGGCAATTCGTCGGGGTTCCGGGGTATGAAACTCGGCGGAGCAAATGGCCTGGCAATTGGTGGCTCTACCGAGAACCGTGCTGTACAGGATGCTGTCCAGAAGGCCATTATCAAGGCCGTTGAGATCATGTCGGATGCGAAAGACCAGATTGAAATGCCTGAGCCGATGAAACCGAAGGAAATCAAACGGTACACGGCCCAAAACTGTCAGATGCTCCGAAATGGCTCTCCTAAAGTGATTATTCTGGTAACGGAAGCCACAACTGCCGGTACTGCCCGCGACAATACAACGACCGATCTGAACCGGCGCGAGCGCGAAATAGCACTCAAGGAACGGGAAGCGAATGTAGGCCTGGCGAGTGAGGTGGTCAAGGGAATATTTGGTGGCCGCAATCGGGATGCGAAAAAAGAAGAGCCAGCCAGTCGGCAGACAGCCTCGTCGGCGGTGTTTAAACCCGTCGTGATCGAGCAATCGGCTACCGAGACGGAGTTAATTCGCCAGTTTGTCGAAGCGGGTTTCCGGGTCGTTGATCCCAAAATCTACGGAAAGATGCGACAGGTCGCTGATTCGTCGGCCGATCTGGCAGCCATGGCATCGCTCGGTCTGAAAATGGGAGCTAACATCATCGTTACAGGGCAAACGATTTCGGAACGTACGAACTCGCAGGGAGGCATGGTGTCTTGTCGGGCACGGCTCGAAATTCGGGCCATCGCTACCGAAGATGGGTCGATTCTGGCGACGAATGCTGTAGCAGGTGGTGGCATTGATGTGTCTGAAGCGATTGCCAATAAAATTGCCATCCGGAATGCATCCGAGAACATGACACAGTATCTGCTCGAACGGTTGTGTTCCATGAACGTGCAGTTTGCAAGCGCAGTTGGTGGCGGTGGTAAATCTACGGCAAGCCCGGCGGCTGCCATTGCTTCCGTACCAGCAGCAGCCGTGACCGATATCGATATTGCCAATACCAGTTACGCGAAACTTACGACGGTGGCCGAGTTCCTGAAGAAAAACTCCAAAGTAAAAGCTGTTCAGAAAAATCTGAAAGGCAGCGATGGTGTGCTCCATATCGAACACCTGGGCACTACCGATGAACTGGTTGATCTACTCAGCAAAAATCCGGCAATCAAATTTGATGTCGTGAGCCTGGAAGCAGGTAAGGCCAGCCTGAAAATGAATTGA
- a CDS encoding DUF5050 domain-containing protein, producing the protein MNIRKALLIFLILGSFSGIVYAQKSSMVIAPTGNAEGLTRETVDAGQEFYPRISPDGKLLLYNSLEKTTYFTLSETGNLMAKTDKKLRIIKKEIGSPVTNPLVTDAAYPTWMPNNSGILFSYVKPVRAVIVRSSLAGVGLNYVSQGEMGEDDAEPVITRDMSKIYFTTIMGRSRMICSMDAKGGNFTVLTEGGHLALNPNDNTKIIYNAKVGKVVQVFTMDLKTGQKAQLTNGDYNNKDGAFSTDGKYIAFVSNRENPKKRNHHLYVMKVEGTDLIQLTQGDTDEGDPCFGPDGTVYFYSNADKNYNIWKVKPRYTR; encoded by the coding sequence ATGAACATCCGAAAGGCACTATTGATTTTCCTGATTCTCGGCTCATTCTCTGGAATCGTATACGCGCAAAAATCGTCGATGGTAATAGCACCAACGGGTAATGCAGAGGGGCTCACGCGGGAAACCGTTGATGCCGGGCAGGAATTTTATCCGCGCATTAGCCCCGATGGAAAACTGCTGCTCTATAATAGCCTGGAAAAGACTACCTATTTCACACTCTCGGAGACCGGCAATCTGATGGCCAAGACGGATAAAAAACTCCGGATCATCAAGAAGGAAATTGGTTCACCCGTTACGAACCCACTGGTTACCGATGCGGCTTATCCGACCTGGATGCCAAACAATTCCGGTATTCTATTCTCGTACGTCAAACCGGTGCGTGCGGTCATTGTTCGTTCCAGTCTGGCCGGCGTTGGCCTGAACTATGTGTCGCAGGGCGAAATGGGAGAAGATGATGCTGAGCCTGTTATCACGCGGGACATGAGCAAAATTTACTTCACAACGATTATGGGCCGAAGCCGGATGATCTGCTCGATGGATGCAAAAGGCGGCAATTTCACGGTCTTAACCGAAGGAGGGCACCTGGCGCTCAATCCGAATGATAACACGAAAATTATTTACAACGCCAAAGTTGGGAAAGTTGTACAGGTATTTACGATGGACCTTAAAACAGGCCAGAAAGCCCAGCTCACCAATGGCGACTACAACAACAAGGATGGCGCCTTCTCGACGGATGGGAAATACATCGCTTTCGTCAGCAACCGCGAAAACCCCAAAAAGAGAAATCATCACCTCTATGTCATGAAAGTGGAAGGTACCGATCTGATTCAGCTTACCCAGGGCGATACGGATGAGGGCGACCCCTGCTTTGGCCCGGATGGTACCGTGTATTTCTATTCCAATGCGGATAAAAATTATAATATCTGGAAAGTGAAACCCCGCTATACGCGTTAA